The Rhinoderma darwinii isolate aRhiDar2 chromosome 8, aRhiDar2.hap1, whole genome shotgun sequence genome has a window encoding:
- the LOC142658887 gene encoding class II histocompatibility antigen, M alpha chain codes for MNMPQLRLSVDCLHTLVLLLPLLATLGHCDDDNYLSQVLFCQPSEPSLGLLKMFNEDQMFNYNFGDNSVSPWIPDFEKWRDLAFPDTLTIASHENLCVQFREELTVALKNITPEARGGSLVTVFTAHPLRLGMQNTLICAINDVYPPALTITWRKNAVILSRELNSYKYFAMGDLSFQAFSYLNVTPYLNDVFSCEVKVAGDSSTIIAYWIPQYPIHSDLVENILCGLGFTLGIIFLLLGFWFFCCAKKLHNTE; via the exons ATGAACATGCCGCAACTCCGGCTTTCTGTGGACTGTCTCCATACTTTAGTGCTACTACTCCCTCTGCTGGCCACATTGGGTCACTGTG ATGATGATAATTATTTAAGTCAGGTGTTGTTTTGTCAGCCCAGTGAGCCATCATTGGGGCTCCTGAAAATGTTTAATGAAGATCAGATGTTCAATTACAACTTTGGTGATAACTCCGTCTCTCCTTGGATCCCGGACTTTGAAAAGTGGCGTGACCTGGCTTTCCCCGACACCTTAACCATCGCCTCCCATGAGAATCTATGTGTCCAGTTTAGAGAAGAATTGACCGTAGCACTTAAAAATATCACTCCTGAAGCCCGAG GTGGTTCACTTGTGACTGTTTTTACTGCACATCCCCTCAGACTGGGTATGCAGAACACGTTAATCTGTGCCATTAATGATGTCTATCCCCCGGCTCTGACCATCACCTGGAGGAAGAATGCGGTCATTTTATCTAGAGAGTTGAACTCGTATAAATACTTTGCTATGGGTGATCTGTCCTTCCAGGCCTTCTCCTACCTCAATGTCACTCCCTACCTCAATGATGTCTTCTCTTGTGAAGTGAAGGTGGCAGGAGATAGCAGTACTATCATAGCGTACTGGA TTCCTCAGTATCCAATACATTCTGATTTGGTGGAGAATATTCTGTGTGGTTTGGGTTTCACTCTTGGCATCATCTTCCTCCTTCTGGGCTTCTGGTTTTTCTGTTGTGCTAAGAAGTTACACAATACTG AATGA